The Rhodospirillales bacterium genome includes the window GCAGCGTCATGATGCGCAGGGGCGCCAGATCGTACTGGTGGGGCACGCGGGCCACCCTGAAGTGTCTGGCACGATGGGCCAACTGCCGCCGGGCGCGGTGCTTCTGGTCGAAAGTGTGGAAGACGTGGCCCGTCTTGCGGTCAGGGATCCGGGCAATCTGGCCTACGCCACGCAAACGACGCTTTCAGTTGACGACACTGCGCAGGTGGTCGAGGCATTGAAGGTACGATTTCCCGGTATCGTAGGGCCGGGGCGCGAGGATATCTGTTACGCCACCACCAACCGGCAGGAGGCGGTCAAGGCCATCGCCCCTCATGTCGATGCGCTTTTGGTGATTGGCGCGCCCAATTCCTCGAATTCCAACCGGTTGGTGGAGGTCGCGCGCAATTATGGCTGTCCGCGTGCGCGGCTGATCCAGCGTGCCGCCGACATCGACTGGGCGTGGCTGGCCGCTGTCCGCACGCTCGGCCTGACTGCGGGCGCCTCCGCCCCCGACGTGCTGGTTGACGAGGTGGTCGAAGCTTTCCGCGCGCGTTTCGCCGTGACGCTGGAAACCGTCACGATCCGTGAGGAAAACGTTACCTTCCGCCTTCCGCGCGCGCTCGAAGTCGCCTAGCCTTAGGCCATGGCAGTTTACACCCCCGTTGATGCATCCGCCGTGCGCGCCTTCATCCAAGGGCACGGCGTTGGCGAATACCGCGACCATCAGGGCATCACGCAGGGCGTCGAAAACACCAATTATCATCTGTTCACCGATGCTGGACGCTATGTTCTGACCCTTTTTGAAAAGCGGGTGAATCCGGAAAACCTGCCCTTCATCTTTTCCTTCATAAGCCATCTTGCCCGCGCGGGCGTCCCGGTACCTGAATGCATGGGGTCGCCGGGCGTGCTGGCGGGCAAACCCGCAGCGATCATCACCTTTCTGGATGGGCGTGACATCGCGCTTGAGGACGTGACGCCAGGCCATGCCGCACAGGTCGGCGCGGCACTGGCGCGCATGCATCTGGCGGCGCGGGATTTCGCGCCAGCGCGGATCAATCCGGTGGGCGTGCCCGAATGGCGTGCTCTGTTCGATGCGGTGCGGGAAGCCGCCGACCCGGCCTTGTTTGAACTGGCGCAAACAGCCCTGGACGAAGCCGCGTCGCTTGCATGGGGTGCGCTGCCGTCCGGTGCGGTCCATGCTGATTTGTTCGTCGACAATGTGTTTTTTGATTCGACGGGGACACTCTCGGGTGTGATCGACTTCGGCTTCGCTTGCACCGCGCCCTATGCCTACGATCTTGCGATCACACTCAACGCCTGGTGTTACGACCGGCGGGGCAAGGCAAGGGTGGATTGCGTCGCCGCGATGCTGGCCGCGTACCGCGCGTTGCGCCCGCTGGATGCGGATGAACGTGCGGCCTTTCCGGCGCTGCGCCGCGCCGCCGCGCTGCGCTTTCTGGCAACGCGCTTGTATGACTGGACCTTCACGCCGCCGGGTGCGGATGTCGTGCGCAAGGATCCTGACGAATACGCAGCCAAGCTCAAGGCAGATTTCCAATGGCCGTGACCCTGTTCACCGACGGCGCCTGTTCGGGCAATCCCGGCCCCGGCGGCTGGGCTGCGCTGCTGCGTTATGGTGCGGCGGAAAAGCTGCTTTCGGGCGGCGAGGCGGCGACCACCAACAACCGCATGGAATTGACCGCGGTGATCGTGGGGCTAGAGGCTTTGAAAAAGCCGATGCGGGTCACGGTCTATACCGACAGCCGATACGTCATGGATGGAATCACGAAATATATGCCCGGCTGGGTCGCGCGCGGCTGGCGCACCGCCGATAGGCGAGAGGTCAAGAATCAGGACCTCTGGCAACGACTCAACGCCGCGCTTGTACCGCATGAAGTACGCTGGGAATGGGTCAAGGGTCATGCGGGCCACCCCGAAAACGAACGTGTTGATGAAGCCGCGCGCGCAGCGATTCCAAAGGCTTGAAAATATTCATCCACAGGCCTGTCGGGCCGAAACGCACGGATTCAGATTCCATTAATCTTTATGGGCGGACCATGGTGGCAAGGGACGTCATACAGACGCCCCGCCAGCCAAAGGGGTTAATCATGACCGGAATCGTCTTAACGCCCGCCCGTCGTACGCAAATCCGCATCATCCTGCCCTGCTTGCCCGAAAGCGCCGGGCCGGTTGAACGCGACATCTATATGGGGTTCATCCGTGCCCTGCGCGAAGGCCCGTCGCGCAGGATGGAGGTACGGATTCTGACCGCAATTCACCGTGCCGCCGATGCAACCGACAATTCCGACGCCTATGTCAGCCGGGTGCTGGTCGATCTGGGCTTGATGGCGCCGCGCCTTGCTTTTCCCGGCGATTTTCTCGACCATGTCGATGCGAATCTCTATCGTCTGCGGCCTTTGGCCAGCCCGCCGCCCGGCTACATCGCGCTACAGGCCCATTGGCAGGCGATCGGTGACGAAATGGCGCCTGAAGTCGGATCGGCGCGCACGGCCCATCGCGCCATTGGCGAGGTTGTAACGCCTCCCGGTCGTTGCTGAATATCCGGCGGCGCATAAGAACTTTTATTTGCCTGAATCTGTGATAGGTTTGAACGGATTATCCGCCAATTTTCCTATGGGTATAGGAAGATCACGAGATGCCGTACAAATTCGACAAACTCAGCATACTGGTCGTCGAGGACAATCAGGCCATGCTTGAGGTGGTGACCAACACCCTTAAACTGATCGGCGTGGGCCAGGTTTATCAGGCCCGCAATGGCGAGCAGGGGTATCAGGTTTTCACCCGCGAACGTCCCGACGTCATCATCACGGATTGGGAAATGGACCCGGTGGACGGCCTTGAAATGGTCAAATGGATCCGCCGCAACACATCCAGCCCCAAACGTAACGTGCCGGTGATTGTGATGACCGGTTATGCGGCCTCGGTCCGGGTGGCGGTCGCGCGCGATAAAGGTATCACCGAATTTCTGGTCAAGCCGTTCACCGCCAACGAACTGGCGCGCCGCATCGCCTATGTCATCGACCATCCGCGCGATTTTGTCGAAACGCAGGAATTTTTCGGCCCCGACCGCCGCCGCCGTCGAAGCGAATATAACGGCCCCGACCGCCGGCAGGAGGATGACGACTGACCATGTCTAAAAAGGAAAAATACGGTTACCGCGAAACCTTTCCGCGTTTTTATCGTGCCGATTTCGAGCTACAGCAGAAAGTCGGCACCGGCGCGCTGGACGCCGATTCGGTCGCCAAGGCGCAGCAATATCTCGACAGCGTGTCGGTCGATGTCGCGCCCCAAATCCGCGAAATGCTGACCGCGATGCAGACGGCAATGGCCGAAGCCCGCAAGCTTTCCTACGATCGCGAGGAATTTTTGCCCGCGATCAGCAAGCCGCTGATGGACATCAAATCGATATCCGGCATGTTCCATGAAATGATGGTCTGCCGCGTCGCGGCCTTTGTGCTGACCTTTATCGAGGACGTGCGGAAACTCGATATCGACGTGCTTGATATTCTCGACGCTTTCGTCCGGGTCGCACGCACGCTTCTGGATATGAAGATCCGCGACGAAACCAACGAACACGGCCAAAGCTTTCTGGCCGAGATTCGTGCCGCTTGTAAGCGTTACTACGACAAGCAGGCCGCGGCCAAAGGCGGCTGACACGCCGGAGTCTGAAAACGACGGTAAGACGGTTTCTTCCTTGCCTTCATTGCAATGACCAAACGCGAAGGGGCTCTCCGCAGTTAAAAACGGGGGCCTTTAATCGTTGAAATGCATCGGCCCGTCCATGATCGGGCGCATGCGCCGGTCTGGCCGGACATACATGGGCGGTTGCTGACCCTGCGGCAGAGGCTGCGCCGGGGCCGTCGCGTCATCGCCGCCGAAGATGCGGCTGAACACGCCGCCCAACCCCTGACTCATCAGCGCCGAACCCAGCGACATTTCATACGGATCGGCATTGGTCAGTGCGGCGATGGGGTGGCCTTCCTGCGCGGCCTGCATGATCTGGCGGAAAATGTCGGCGGGGGCGTTGCCGCCGTATTGTTTGCGCATCGGCGTGTTGTCGTCGTTGCCCACCCACACGGCAGCGACCGCGACGCTGGAAAATCCGTCGAACCACGTGTCGCGGTAATCCTGCGACGTGCCGGTTTTGCCTGCGACCGGAAAGCCGGGAAAGGCGCGCCCGCCGGTGCCGCGATAGACGACTTCCTGCATCATCGCGATCAACCGGTTGCAGGAATCGGGGTCTAGCACGGCGGGCTCGGGCTTGGCTTCATGGCGGTATAAAATGTCGTTGCCCGACCCACGGATCGAGATGATGCCGTAAGGCGGGGTGAATGTGCCGTCATTCGCAATCGTGGCGTAGGCTCCGGCCATTTCAAGGACGTTTACCTCGGACGTGCCCAGCGCGATGCTGTAATTATGCACCAATTCGCTGGTGATGCCTGCGCGTCGAGCGGTATCGATGATGGCGTCCACCCCGACCTTGGAAGCCAGATTGACCGTCGCGGCGTTGAGCGAAAGCGCGATGGCCGATGTCAGCGGCACGTCGCCGTAATACCTGCCGTCGTGGTTGGCGGGGGCATAGCCGTTCAGGTTGATCGGTGCGTCGGTGATCGGGTCGCCCGGACGCCAGCCGCGCTCCAGCGCGGCCAGATATACGAACGGCTTGAACGACGATCCCGGCTGGCGCATCGCCTGCGTCGCGCGGTTGAACTGCGAATCCTTGTAATTGCGTCCGCCGATCATCGACAAAATCGCCCCATCGCGGGCCAGCATGACCAGCGCGGCCTGCGGTATTTTCTTGGCGTCCTTGAAGAACAGGTCCAGCGAGTTGCCGATCGCCGCCTGCGAGGCTTTTTGCAAGCGCGGGTTCAGCGTGGTGACGATGGTCAGATCCGCGCCCGAAATGCCGATCAGCTCGTTCGCGCGGTCCAGCACCCAGTCGGCGAAGTACCGGCTGCCGTCGTTGGTGTCGCGCAGATTGATCGGCTTGCGCGGTGGCGGTACCGGGCGTCCGTCTTGCTCGACGCTGCTTTCTTCCTTGTCCTGTTCCAGGAACCCGGCTTCCTGCATCGCGTCCAGCACCATGTTCATGCGCGCCATGGCCTTGTCTGGATTGTTGTCGGGCGCAAGCCGCGTCGGTGCTTTCAAAAGGCCGGCCAGCATTGCCGCCTCCTCCAGCGTCAGGCGGTCGGCGGGTTTGTCGAAATAGACATGCGCGGCGGCGTCGATGCCGTAAGCGCCGGACCCGAAATACACGCGGTTGAGATAGGCGGAAAGAATCTCGTTCTTGGAATATTTGGTTTCCAGCCAGATCGCGAGGATCGCCTCCTGAATCTTGCGCTTGAGTGTCCGGTCGGGTTTCAAAAACAGGTTTTTGGCCAGTTGCTGGGTGATCGTCGATCCGCCCTGTATGACGTGGCCGTAGCGGAAATTGGTATAGGCCGCGCGCACAAGTCCGATCGGGTCGATGCCGAAATGGTAGCGGAATCGCCGGTCCTCGATCGCCAGCACCGCGTTGCCGACATAAGGCGGCAGGTCTTGCACCCGCACGCGCACGCCCGCGCTTTCACCGTAATTGGCCAAAACTGTTTGTCCGTCTTCGGCCAGAATCAGGACCGAACGTTTGCGCTCGAAATTCGATTTTTTGGTCAGTTCGATCAGATCCTTGCCGTACCACAGCACGACACCGGCCATCGCGATGCCACCCCAGATCGCCAGCACGAACAGCCATTTAAGCAGGCGCATGAAAATGCTCCCGCGCGGTGCGTCAAAATCGTCAATGCGGGAACGTCTGGCCATGCAGGCTTAACATGCTAGATTGGGCTGGAAATACAAGTGTTTTCATACGCCTATGGAACAAAGGACAAGACAATGCCCGCACTGCGCATACCCGCCTCACGCCTTGCCGTAACGTTGGGAATGGCCGGGCTGGTGCCTTTCGTCGTTCTGGCATCCTGTCTGTGGTTTGTGGCGCCTGAATGGCAACCCGTTTTTGCCCGCGCGCTGGCGGGATGGGCGGCGCTGGTGCTGGCGTTTTCGGGTGCGGTGCACTGGGGCGCGGCCCTGTATGAGGGCGAGGGGCCGGAAAATGGCTGGCGGTATCTTTACGGCGTCTGCCCGGCGCTGCTTGCGTGGGTGGCGCTGCTGCTGCCGGTGCCGCAGGCGTTGTTCCTGATCTTTTGGGGCTATGTCGCGGCCTTCGTCGTCGATCGCCGCGTCTGGCCGGGGCACGACTGGTACGTCATTCTGCGCGCGGCCCTGACCATCCTTGCCTCCGCCTGCCTGTTCGCGGGCTACAAGGCGCTACAATAACAGCGGCAAAATAAACGGCAGGCCGATGATCGCCGCGATGGTGCTGATCAACACCAGCAGGGCGCAATCCTTGACATACGATCCCACCGTGGCGGCATAGGCGGGCAGGTTGGCGGCCACCGGCACAAGCGAAAGCACGATCAGCAGATGATCGGTCTGGGAATCGAACCAGTGCAAAAGATGCGCGTCCAGCCACCCGAACCCAAGCGCGGCGCACGGCCAGAACACGAACCGCCCCAGCACGGTGACGCCAAGCAGCCGGGGGTTGAGCGTGAAGCCCGGCTGCTGTGCCAGCGCGAGGCCCGCGATCATCATGCCCACGACGGCGTAGGCGCCCTTGGTCATGCCCCAGAGCTTTAAAAACCACGCGGGCAGCGCGACATCGAAGCCCGATAAAACAAGCCCCGCCGCCAGCGCATAGATCAGCGGCAGGCGGGCGACCCGCACGAACGCCGCGCGCGGCGTGGTGGTGCCGCGCACGATGAAATAATATCCGATCGTGGTCTCGAAAATCGAAACCCCCAGATTGGCCAGAAAATACACCCCCGCTGCCTTGTCACCGAACAGCGCCAGCACGATGGGCAGGCCGAAATACCCGGTATTGCCAGACCCGCACGCCACGGGCAGAAGGTAACGCTGCCCCGCATCGGTCAGCGCGATGCGCCCCACCGCCATGGAAACGCCGGCCACCAGAGCGGCCAGAAAAAAGGTGACGAAAGGCAAAAGGGCAAGCTGCGGCGTGAAATGCATTTGCGCCGCCGCGCCCAGACCGACCAGTGGCGTGATGCCGTAAATCGCGATGATCGGCACCGATTTCATGTCGGTCGGCTGGTATTTGCCCGCCATGAATCCCACCGCGATCAAGATCGCAAGGGGAATACAGGTTTCGAACAGCAAGCCGGTCATCGCCTCCGCCTCATCGCATCAATAGCGTGGCCAGACCAAGGAAGGTGAAAAATCCGACCACGTCGGTGACGGTGGTCAGGAACACGGCGGAGGCCAGTGCCGGATCAATCCGCATTTTTTGCAGCGCCAGCGGAATCATGATGCCGAACAACCCCGCCGCCACCAGATTGATGGTCATCGCAAGCCCGATGACCACGCCCAGAAGCGGGTTGGAAAACCACCACGCGGCGATGATGCCGGTGATCAGGGCGAACGCCGTGCCGTTCAGGAATCCAACCGCCGTTTCCTTGAAGATCATTCGCGCCATGTTGGTGCGTGAAAGCTCCCTCATTGCCAGCGCGCGCACGGCAACGGTCAACGTCTGGGTCCCGGCGTTGCCGCCCATGCCCGCGACGATCGGCATCAACACCGCCAGCGCCACGATTTTCTGAAGCGTGCCCTCGAACAACCCGACCACGCTGGAGGCGAGGAACGCGGTCCCCAGATTGATCGCAAGCCACCAGAACCGCGATACGGCCGTGGGCACCAGCGGGCGGTGCATGTCGCTTTCGCCCACGCCACCCAGACGCAGGATGTCTTCCTGCGCTTCCTCGGTAATGACGCTGACCACGTCGTCGACGGTGATCACCCCGATGATCCGGTTGTTCGCATCGACCACGGGGGCGGACGACAACTCCTCGCGCTGGAACAGGCGCGCCACGTCCTCCTGGTCTGTTTCGGCGGGAATCGGGTGGATGGCGTCAAGCGCCAGATCCTCGATCTTCACCGCCCGGCGCGAACGCAGGATGCGGTCCAGCGGAATTTCCC containing:
- the ispH gene encoding 4-hydroxy-3-methylbut-2-enyl diphosphate reductase; its protein translation is MDKTPLTIKLAAPRGFCAGVDRAIQIVERALERFGAPVYVRHEIVHNRYVVDALRAKGAVFIEELDEIPENHAERPVVFSAHGAPRAVHDEARRRNMFAIDATCPLVTKVHYETQRHDAQGRQIVLVGHAGHPEVSGTMGQLPPGAVLLVESVEDVARLAVRDPGNLAYATQTTLSVDDTAQVVEALKVRFPGIVGPGREDICYATTNRQEAVKAIAPHVDALLVIGAPNSSNSNRLVEVARNYGCPRARLIQRAADIDWAWLAAVRTLGLTAGASAPDVLVDEVVEAFRARFAVTLETVTIREENVTFRLPRALEVA
- a CDS encoding homoserine kinase: MAVYTPVDASAVRAFIQGHGVGEYRDHQGITQGVENTNYHLFTDAGRYVLTLFEKRVNPENLPFIFSFISHLARAGVPVPECMGSPGVLAGKPAAIITFLDGRDIALEDVTPGHAAQVGAALARMHLAARDFAPARINPVGVPEWRALFDAVREAADPALFELAQTALDEAASLAWGALPSGAVHADLFVDNVFFDSTGTLSGVIDFGFACTAPYAYDLAITLNAWCYDRRGKARVDCVAAMLAAYRALRPLDADERAAFPALRRAAALRFLATRLYDWTFTPPGADVVRKDPDEYAAKLKADFQWP
- the rnhA gene encoding ribonuclease HI, with amino-acid sequence MAVTLFTDGACSGNPGPGGWAALLRYGAAEKLLSGGEAATTNNRMELTAVIVGLEALKKPMRVTVYTDSRYVMDGITKYMPGWVARGWRTADRREVKNQDLWQRLNAALVPHEVRWEWVKGHAGHPENERVDEAARAAIPKA
- a CDS encoding response regulator, producing the protein MPYKFDKLSILVVEDNQAMLEVVTNTLKLIGVGQVYQARNGEQGYQVFTRERPDVIITDWEMDPVDGLEMVKWIRRNTSSPKRNVPVIVMTGYAASVRVAVARDKGITEFLVKPFTANELARRIAYVIDHPRDFVETQEFFGPDRRRRRSEYNGPDRRQEDDD
- a CDS encoding PBP1A family penicillin-binding protein is translated as MARRSRIDDFDAPRGSIFMRLLKWLFVLAIWGGIAMAGVVLWYGKDLIELTKKSNFERKRSVLILAEDGQTVLANYGESAGVRVRVQDLPPYVGNAVLAIEDRRFRYHFGIDPIGLVRAAYTNFRYGHVIQGGSTITQQLAKNLFLKPDRTLKRKIQEAILAIWLETKYSKNEILSAYLNRVYFGSGAYGIDAAAHVYFDKPADRLTLEEAAMLAGLLKAPTRLAPDNNPDKAMARMNMVLDAMQEAGFLEQDKEESSVEQDGRPVPPPRKPINLRDTNDGSRYFADWVLDRANELIGISGADLTIVTTLNPRLQKASQAAIGNSLDLFFKDAKKIPQAALVMLARDGAILSMIGGRNYKDSQFNRATQAMRQPGSSFKPFVYLAALERGWRPGDPITDAPINLNGYAPANHDGRYYGDVPLTSAIALSLNAATVNLASKVGVDAIIDTARRAGITSELVHNYSIALGTSEVNVLEMAGAYATIANDGTFTPPYGIISIRGSGNDILYRHEAKPEPAVLDPDSCNRLIAMMQEVVYRGTGGRAFPGFPVAGKTGTSQDYRDTWFDGFSSVAVAAVWVGNDDNTPMRKQYGGNAPADIFRQIMQAAQEGHPIAALTNADPYEMSLGSALMSQGLGGVFSRIFGGDDATAPAQPLPQGQQPPMYVRPDRRMRPIMDGPMHFND
- a CDS encoding DUF3429 domain-containing protein, giving the protein MPALRIPASRLAVTLGMAGLVPFVVLASCLWFVAPEWQPVFARALAGWAALVLAFSGAVHWGAALYEGEGPENGWRYLYGVCPALLAWVALLLPVPQALFLIFWGYVAAFVVDRRVWPGHDWYVILRAALTILASACLFAGYKALQ
- the mgtE gene encoding magnesium transporter codes for the protein MEPDDTRTVESSVSEDRQTPPVENEVVLDASLSDEAIASILTALDDGRDDDVRVFLEVLGPADRADLLAKIGPQDRAFLIDRFPHVFDAEVFSWLAPELARQTLEEMAPGRVAQLISTLETDDAVHLIEDLSPRVQKEILRKLSAVDREAVEESLAYPDDSAGRLMGRDFVAIPRFWTVGKTIDYLREAPEDDLPENFSVVFVIDPLYHVVGEIPLDRILRSRRAVKIEDLALDAIHPIPAETDQEDVARLFQREELSSAPVVDANNRIIGVITVDDVVSVITEEAQEDILRLGGVGESDMHRPLVPTAVSRFWWLAINLGTAFLASSVVGLFEGTLQKIVALAVLMPIVAGMGGNAGTQTLTVAVRALAMRELSRTNMARMIFKETAVGFLNGTAFALITGIIAAWWFSNPLLGVVIGLAMTINLVAAGLFGIMIPLALQKMRIDPALASAVFLTTVTDVVGFFTFLGLATLLMR